Within the Eleginops maclovinus isolate JMC-PN-2008 ecotype Puerto Natales chromosome 5, JC_Emac_rtc_rv5, whole genome shotgun sequence genome, the region ttaaattgaaatatacaaataaccGTAAAAGCAAAAATCAGACACACTTGAAAGGCCAATGAAAATATGGCAATATATGGCTTTACcacataaaacaaactgttaaaacaGTCCAGGATAAGTAATgaggaaaaacatgaaaagtcatgtggaagaaaaaaaggtaacatGTTTGTGAAATCCTGAGTAGGCTTTGCATTCAGTATTCTAATTGCATTAgtcaaaaacatgttgtaaacaGTGCAATGGTGCCTCCATGAGGGAAAAAAGTTCCCtgtgctgctcctcttcctggATGCAGAATAACCCATCCCCCTTCCCTCTTAACACAGTGAGCTCCACTCTGtcatatattaatattgttcCCTCCCCTTCAGATCTACAAGTGAAAAGTTGAAATCAACAAGGTGGTACAACACAAGAGCTGACTGGCCCCATTGACTGCATGTTTAGGTCAGAGCTTACGTAAACGGGTTTCATttcagagaaagggaaactcagACAGTCCTTAGACTGAGAGCTGAAATGGCGCAGAAAGGAGTTGAGCTGGACCTGGACAATTTTTAATGTTCTATCTGTCTGGATCTACTGAAGGTTCCAGTTACTATTCCCTGTGGACACAGCTACTGCATGAACTGCATTAAGGGCTTTtgggatgaagaggatgagaaGAAAATCCACAGCTGCCCTCAGTGTAGGAATACCTTCACACCCAGGCCTACTCTGGGGAAAAACACCATGTTAGCTGTTGTACttgaggagctgaagaagactGGACCCCCACCTGCTCCTGCTGATCACTGCTATGTTGGACCTGAAGATGTGGCCTGTGATTTCTGCACTGGGAAAAAACTGAGAGCCTGTAAGTCCTGTCTGGTGTGTCTGGCCTCATACTGTGAAAAACACGTCCTGCGTCATTATGACGTAGCTccattaaagaaacacacactggtgGAGCCCTCCAAGAAGCTCCAGGAAAACATCTGCTCTCGCCATAATGAGGTGAAGAAGATGTTCTGCCGCACTGATCAGCAGTGTATCTGTTATCTCTGCTCTGTGGATGAACATAAACACCATGATACACTcacagctgcagcaggtaggaaagaaaagcagaaacagcTTGAAGGGATTCAACAAAGAATCCAGCAAAGAATccaggacagagagaaagatgtgAAGCTACTTCAACAGGAAAGGAAGACTATCAACCGCTCTGCTGATAAAGCAGTGGAGGACAGTGAGAAGATGTTCACTGAGCTGATCAGTCTCATGGAGAAACTAAGCTCTGAGGTGAAGCAACAGGTCATTTCTTATCAGGAAAGTGAAGTGAGTCGGGTCAAAGATCTTCAGGAGAAGCTTGAAGAGGAGATCACTGAGCTGAAGAGAATAGACGCTGGGCTGaagctgctgtcacacacagaggatCACAACGAGTTCCTACGTAACTACCCCTCACTGTCAAAAATCAGTGCATCTGCACACTCATCCAGCATCAAAGCACGTCCTCTGAGCTACTTTGATGGTGTGACAACAGCTCTGTCAAATATCAGGGGTAAACTGCAAAAAGCTCTGGGTGATAAGTGGCCTATCATCTCACCGACTGAAGTGGACGCTGTTCTGCCACAACAGGAGCCAAAGATCAGAGAGGAAttcttaaaatattcagttaaaaTTACACTGGATCCaaacacagctaacacacagtTGGTATTGTCTGAGGGGGACagaaaagcaacacacacaggccaACAGCATAAATATTTAGGAAGCAAAGAAAGATTCACTCCACTTCTTCAGGTCCTGAGTAGAGTACAGAGGCAGAGTTTCTGTAGCAGCTGCATACAAGAGTATCAGAAGAGAAGGATACTCAAATGATTGTGGATTTGGACAAAACAATAAGTCTTGGGTATTAGATTGTCTACAAAACAGTTATATATTTTGGACCAATAATCATATCCAAACCATCTCAGATCCTCCTTCCTCCAGACTCGGAGTGTACCTGAATCACAGTGCAGGTATTCTGTCCTTCTACAGTATCTCTGAAACCATGACTCTcctccacagagtccagaccacATTCTCTCAGCCTCTCTATGCTGGACTTTCATTTAAGTATGCTTATGGAGACACTGCTGAGTTCTTTAAACTCAAATAGACAATTACAGCAATAACATGTACAGTAGCATTCCTGCATTACAACCTAAAGGTGAGTAGACCTATCTAACATATTTGGTTGAGtggttttcaacattttttttttatctagagaaatgtgttatttgaatCAAGGTAAAGGTACATGTTATTTGATCACCTGTAATGGTATTGTATCCTCAT harbors:
- the LOC134864724 gene encoding LOW QUALITY PROTEIN: tripartite motif-containing protein 16-like (The sequence of the model RefSeq protein was modified relative to this genomic sequence to represent the inferred CDS: inserted 2 bases in 1 codon), producing MNCIKGFWDEEDEKKIHSCPQCRNTFTPRPTLGKNTMLAVVLEELKKTGPPPAPADHCYVGPEDVACDFCTGKKLRACKSCLVCLASYCEKHVLRHYDVAPLKKHTLVEPSKKLQENICSRHNEVKKMFCRTDQQCICYLCSVDEHKHHDTLTAAAGRKEKQKQLEGIQQRIQQRIQDREKDVKLLQQERKTINRSADKAVEDSEKMFTELISLMEKLSSEVKQQVISYQESEVSRVKDLQEKLEEEITELKRIDAGLKLLSHTEDHNEFLRNYPSLSKISASAHSSSIKARPLSYFDGVTTALSNIRGKLQKALGDKWPIISPTEVDAVLPQQEPKIREEFLKYSVKITLDPNTANTQLVLSEGDRKATHTGQQHKYLGSKERFTPLLQVLXVEYRGRVSVAAAYKSIRREGYSNDCGFGQNNKSWVLDCLQNSYIFWTNNHIQTISDPPSSRLGVYLNHSAGILSFYSISETMTLLHRVQTTFSQPLYAGLSFKYAYGDTAEFFKLK